The DNA window AATCCCAGGCCCGGCGTATCGCGCTTGGTCTTGTCGTAGAAGATCTCATCATGCACCTGGCTTCCGGGCCGGCGGGCCGTTTCGAAGCCCAGGCCGATCTCCACGCCTTTGAACGCCTGGATGCCCATGACGGCGGCGGCAATGCGGCCGTCGAGCCGGCCGTCCCATGTCATGCAACTGCCGATGCCCACCGGGCAGCCGAACACGTGCGTCTCGACGACGCCGCCGGCGGTGTCCTTGGCCATCTTCTGCTGGTTGATGAACTCGCGCATCGCCGCGTCGGCCTCGGGGTCGGGGCAGTAAACCTCCGACGCGTCGCGCTTCGCGACCAGGTCACGCCAGTTGTCTTCGGTGACGTCGACCTTGGCCGTCGCTTCGCCCACCGTGCGGACGAAGCCGAAGACCTCGATGCCAAAGGCGCGTAGGAAGCAACGGGCCAGTCCGCCGGCGGCGACGCGGGCGGCGGTTTCGCGGGCGCTGGCGCGCTCCAGCGTCTCGCGGCAGTCGGTCGTCAGCCATTTGATGCTGCCGGCGAGGTCGGCATGGCCGGGCCGCGGGCGGTGCAGCGGCGGGGTCGCCTTGAGGTCGTCGAGCCGGCTGTCCTTGTTGGGGATCAGCATCATGATCGGCGCGCCGATGGACTTGCCGAGGCGAACGCCGGTCAGGAACTCGGCGCGGTCGGTTTCGATCTTCTGGCGACCGCCCCGGCCGTATCCGCCCTGGCGGCGGCGGAGTTCGTTGTCGATGAAGGCAGAATCAAGCGGAACGCCGGCGGGCAGGCCTTCGACGAGGGTGAGCAAGGCCTTGCCGTGGGACTCCCCGGCGGTGCGGTAGGACAAAGTCGACATAGATCGGTGAGTATAGCGGGTTTGGGGACGGTTTCCGATGCACGGGAGGCCGAGTTCGCCACGGAGGTACGGAGACAACGGAGGGCAACTGGAGATCAGAAACGAATGAGGAACTGAGAACCGAGAATGGAGGACGAAGAATTCACGAAGTGCTCGTGCCGCGCATTCCGTCTCTGCATTCCCCGTTCTTCATCCTTCATTCGGTCCTGATCGCCGATTGCCCTCCGGGTCGCCGTGCCTCCGTGTGAGCTCGGCTCTGGCGCATGAAAAAACCCCTGAGCACCAGGGGTCTTTCCAGCTCGAAGGCTTCCAAGCCGCCTATCAGACTTGAACTGATGACCTGCGCATTACGAATGCGCCGCTCTACCAACTGAGCTAAGGCGGCAACGAAACGGGGTCCGGTCGGGTCAGATTGGTGACCCTTGCGGGGCAGGAAGCTTACCGGAATCGGGACGGATTTCAAGGTTGCGGCGGCGGCGGTTGTCGGCGCTCAATAGAACTGTCCTCTGTTTCAGTCCAATAGAACTGTCCCAAGGTTATAACGCGAGTGCCTTCCCCGCTTTGTGAGAATTCGTTGTTTGGCACGCGATGTTCTGCCCCATATCGGCCCTTGCCGAAGGGGCTCTCCCTCGGGTGGGCCGCGCTATTTGTCGTCTAACCAACCCCCTCTCCGTGTCCGTGGTGAGTAATCCGGGCTAACGCTGGCGACGCAATTTGCATCAGCCACACCCCGTCACCGACCCCGCTACGATCGGTGTGCTGGCGATCGTTCGGCTGGCCTGTGAAGGGAAAACCACTGGAAGAATCCGGAGCGCATGCCGGGTGTTCTATCGACGTTCCTAAAATCAGCGATATTTTACCTGAAATCGTTCTGCCCACGTATTATTATGGGCTCGTAGAGGCCGATAAGCCGGAGGGCTTTTCAGTCGTGCGTTCCGTGGGGTTCGCTGACGCAGGGGTCGGTCGGGCGGCCGAGGAAACTTGGAGAATCAGGTGTTTTGAATGCGTTCACAAGGCTCAGGGTCTAACGGTGTTTTTGTTTCAGGCGCCTTTGATTCCGCCAGCAAATCATTGAGCAATGGAAAGTCTGGTAGGTCGTGGGTTTGTCTCGCGCGCCGCAAAGACGAAAAAGCATCGCGCATTCCGTGGCAGCTAGCGCTGGCAACAGCGTTGGTCGCCACGCCCACCGCGCGAGCCGCGACGTTCTACTGGGATGGGACCTCACCCGTCAGCAACGCAGGATTTGGTACCGCTGGTGGTGCCTGGGCGCAAGACAACACGACCGGCTTCAACTGGACCACCTCGGACACCGGCATCCTTGCGGGCAGCAGCACTCAAACGACCACGAATACGGACCTGTTCAATTTCGGAACGGGCACTTTTGGCGTCGCGGCGGGCACTATCACCGTGAGCGGCAGCGTCGCAATGGGGAACACCACCTTTGGGTCGGCCTCAGGCGCGATCACCCTCAACGGCGGTACGATCAACCTCGCCGCGGCGTCGACTATCACGACGAATAACACATCCAACACGATTGGCTCCGTGGTCGGTGGCGCGGGGACCAGTTTCACCAAGGCTGGCACGGGAACGCTGATACTGACCGCGGCAAACACTTACACCGGTGCCACCGTCATCACTGGCGGAACGCTCCAGGTCGGAAACGGCACGACGGGCAGTCTCAACGGCACCGCTGGCACCGCGCTGACGTTCACAGGAACCGGCACGTTCAATGTCGCCGAGGCCGCCGGCAGCACCCAGGGCATGGGAGCGCTTAGCTTGAACGCCGGTGACGCCACGATCACCTCCACCGCCGCCGGTGCCACATCGATTGCCACGCTGACCTTTGCATCACTGAACGCCCGGACGGCCGGTGCCACCGCCAATTTCAGCCTCGCGACCAATACGAGTTCCACCAGCGTCACTCCGAACCGAATCGTCTTCACCGATACAACGAATGTTCCGCTGGCCAGCGGGTCCAGCAATGCCGGCATCTTCTTCGGCGGAAACGGCTACGGCCGCTATGACGTCGGCGGCTTCATCCGCGCGGTCACCTATGGCACGGATACCAACGCCAACGCCTCGCTGAGCGGACCAGCGGTGACTGATCTCGGAAGCATCACCGCCAGCACCGACTCGCAGTTCGTCGGTGCTGCCAGGGCGACGACAACCTCCGGCGCGGTGTCGGGTGCCAACACGAACACGCTCGCGGTCACCGACGGCTCGTTGTTCGCCGTCGGCCAAATCCTCACCGGCACCAACATCGCGGCCAATAGCTACATCACGGCGATCGCCGGCAATACCCTCACCTTGACGAACCCCACGGGCAATGCGATCGGGACCGCCGTCTCCGCGGGCACCACGCTCACCCCCTACAATTCGGTCACAGCCCAGACGACGGGTAGTCTTAACACGTTGAATCTGTCGGGCGTGGGCGCTTCACTCACGCTCGGTCCCGGCCAGACGTTGAGCGTGAACGGTATCCTGCGTACGGGCGGCACCGCGGCGACGGCCGGTGTCATCAGCGGCGGGACGGGACTGCAGGCCGCTGTCAGTGGCGGTGACATCGTCGTTAGGACTAGCTTGTCGACGGACACCTTGGTGATCGCGTCGCCAATTCTGGATAATAGTGGAACCCGATTGACCAAGGTTGGTGCTGGTACGCTGTTGCTCAACGGTGCCAAGACATACAGCGGCGGCACCACGCTCAGTGCCGGCACGGTCGCCATCTCGAACGCCACCAGCTTCGGCACGGGCAGCGTGTCCGTCACGGGGAGTTCGAAGATTCTTGCCAACGGAGGCGTGACTTACGCGAATCCCATCAGTGTCGGTGCTCCATTGATCCTGCAGATCCCAAGTACCACCCCCGGCACTGCGACCTACAGCGGACAACTGACCGGATCCAGCAACATCACGGTCGAAGCCACCTTGGTCAACGCTGTCACCGGCACCCACGCCTTCACGGCAACGAACAATACCTTCACCGGCAGCGTTCTGATGCCGATTGGGTCGACGGGGACCGGAAGCGGCAACGACTTTTTCAGCTTTAACAGCATCGGCGACGCCGGCACCTTCACGTTCCGCAAGAGAGGTCACACTAACGCGATCGCGTACACCGGCGCCACCCCCATCACGTTCGGGACGCGCCAGATCGCGCTAAGCGCCGATTTCGGCGGTTTGTACGATGGGGGTGGTGCCAACCCGGTCAACAGTTTTCGGAACAACGCTGCGGACGCCGCACACACCGTCACGTTCAGCACCAATCTAACACCAGGAACGATCTTCCAGGCCGGAACCTTTTTCTTCGACGGCTCCAATACGGGAAACAACACCTTTAGTGGAGTTATCTCCAATCCGTCTAACTTCGATCTTGGCATCGGGAAAAACGGTGCTGGCAAATGGATTCTCTCGGGCAACAATTCGTATGTTGGCAATGTGGTCATCGCCGGCGGAACTCTGTCGGTTGGTACGATTGGCGACGCGAACAGCAACCAGCCGCTGGGTCGAGGGGCACAGATCCTGCTTGGAAACTCCGGAACCAGCGGTGTTCTGGAGTTCACCGGTTCCAGCAGCACCACGAACAAACAAGTCCAACTCGGTACCACAAACAATAATCACGCAGGTACAGGAAGCATCCTCAATAACGGCACCGGGTCACTGACCTTTTCTAACACACCGTTCAACGTTGCCATCGCGGGCCTGACGTCCGTCACACGTACCCTTACCCTTGGCGGTAGCTACGCTGGCGGGAATGGTGCCAACGAAATCCAGGGCGTCATTCAAAACAACACGGGCACAGTTGCCACGGTTCCCTTGGTGGTCTCAGGCAGCGTGTGGATGCTCTCTGCTACCAACACCTACACAGGCGGAACAATCGTCAACGCTCCCGGGACGCTTGTACTCTCAGGCAACAACACCGTCTCGCCCACGGCCGGAAGCCTGACAATCAACAACACCACACTTCAACTACAGGCCAATGCCGGCAACACCTCCGCCGGCATCAGTTCGGCGGTCGGCTACGCCACCGGAAGCAGCGCCGGAAACGCCAGCCCCGGCCTGTCGGTCGGCACTACCGGTACGACATTCCAACTCCGCTCCGACTCAGCAGTGACCTTCGCCGGAACCAGTGGTATCGCGGGTTTGAGTGGCAAGACCGTCACGATCAATGTCGGCAACAGTGGAGCGGGCACCAACAACGCGCTGACCTTCTCGCCCAACGGTAACGTGTTCGGCGGCACCAATACGTTTAACATCACGGGCAGCAATGGCTACAGCCTGATTCTTGGTGCCTTTAACAGTAACAATACCGGCGGCACCCAGACCTTTAACCCGACGACCGCGAGCGTGAGCATTGCAGGCATTGGATCGAATAGCGCTACTGGCACACTACAGACTATCGCGTTGTCCGGCACGGCGCCAGGCAATACGATGGGTGCCATCGTGAAGAACGGCACCAGAGACTTTGCCGTGACCAAGGCTGGTGTGAGCACATGGACACTAACCGGCACCAGCACCTACACCGGTGACACCAGCGTCAACGCCGGCACGCTCAGGGTTAATGGTGCCCTCGCTACTACGTCGGTCTTCGTCAACAACGCAGGGCGGCTCGAAGGGACCGGCACCATCGCCGGGCCGATCACGGTGGGCGAGGTCACGGTCGGTGCCAGCCGGGGTACTATCGCCCCCGGCAACAGCGTCGGACCACTCAACACCGGCAGCGAGACGTGGAACGCTGGCGGTTCGTATATCTGGGAGATCGGTGAGGTCAGCGGAACGCCGGGAACGAATTGGGATCTGCTCAATATCACCGGTACGCTGACGATCGGCAGTGGCAATACGTCCTCGCCTGAGACGCGCTTCCAGATCAAGCTCCAGACGCCTGCCGGCACGAGCCCCGGGAATGCGACCGGTTTCAATGTCGCAACGGCCTACGAGTGGACCATCGCACAGACGAGTGCTGGCGTCTCCGGATTCATCGCCGATAAGTTTGTTCTTGACACCAGCGGGTTCAACGTGCTGGACGGCGACTTCGCGGTTGTGCAATCGGGAAACAACATCAACATCACCTATACCCCAGTCCCTGAGCCGGGCTCGATCGGCGTGCTGGCTCTGGCCGGTCTGGGCCTGCTGGCCCGTCGGCGTCGGGCTTCACGCTGAGTGCATCCATCAATGGGGGCAAACGCCGCAACATCAAAGTAGCAGGCACTTTCCCGGTGCCTGCTACTTTCGTGTTCTGTGATCTCATCGCACCTATACTCACCCGAATGGATTGGGATTGACGTTCGCCATCGAGTTTCCTACCGTATCCGGACCAACCGCAACGTAAAGGTGATACCAAGACGGGCATGACATTCCGCGAAATGCAGGCCACCGAGCTCTGTCCTCCGATCACAAGGTAACTTGTGCGGAAGATTGTGCAGTGAGCAATAGGCTGTTCGATCTACCCGTGTTCCCTCTCCCCTGGTTTTGAAGAAATCTTGTAACGCGATGATTCTCCCGTGCTTGTGAGAAATCGTTGTGTGGCATGCGATTTTCTGTATCATATTGGCCCTTGCCGACCGGGTCTGCCGCCGCACAGGCCTCGCTTGTGAACGTGTAACCAGTGTAAGTCACGAGAGTTACAGGTGTCGTCAGGATCGATTTCCCAGGGCGCGTCGGACGGCGCTCGCGGGTGTCGATCGGTTTAATCTAATGAGTACGCGCCAATGAAGGGTCTTCCCCCCGCACAAGGTCTT is part of the Humisphaera borealis genome and encodes:
- a CDS encoding beta strand repeat-containing protein gives rise to the protein MVATPTARAATFYWDGTSPVSNAGFGTAGGAWAQDNTTGFNWTTSDTGILAGSSTQTTTNTDLFNFGTGTFGVAAGTITVSGSVAMGNTTFGSASGAITLNGGTINLAAASTITTNNTSNTIGSVVGGAGTSFTKAGTGTLILTAANTYTGATVITGGTLQVGNGTTGSLNGTAGTALTFTGTGTFNVAEAAGSTQGMGALSLNAGDATITSTAAGATSIATLTFASLNARTAGATANFSLATNTSSTSVTPNRIVFTDTTNVPLASGSSNAGIFFGGNGYGRYDVGGFIRAVTYGTDTNANASLSGPAVTDLGSITASTDSQFVGAARATTTSGAVSGANTNTLAVTDGSLFAVGQILTGTNIAANSYITAIAGNTLTLTNPTGNAIGTAVSAGTTLTPYNSVTAQTTGSLNTLNLSGVGASLTLGPGQTLSVNGILRTGGTAATAGVISGGTGLQAAVSGGDIVVRTSLSTDTLVIASPILDNSGTRLTKVGAGTLLLNGAKTYSGGTTLSAGTVAISNATSFGTGSVSVTGSSKILANGGVTYANPISVGAPLILQIPSTTPGTATYSGQLTGSSNITVEATLVNAVTGTHAFTATNNTFTGSVLMPIGSTGTGSGNDFFSFNSIGDAGTFTFRKRGHTNAIAYTGATPITFGTRQIALSADFGGLYDGGGANPVNSFRNNAADAAHTVTFSTNLTPGTIFQAGTFFFDGSNTGNNTFSGVISNPSNFDLGIGKNGAGKWILSGNNSYVGNVVIAGGTLSVGTIGDANSNQPLGRGAQILLGNSGTSGVLEFTGSSSTTNKQVQLGTTNNNHAGTGSILNNGTGSLTFSNTPFNVAIAGLTSVTRTLTLGGSYAGGNGANEIQGVIQNNTGTVATVPLVVSGSVWMLSATNTYTGGTIVNAPGTLVLSGNNTVSPTAGSLTINNTTLQLQANAGNTSAGISSAVGYATGSSAGNASPGLSVGTTGTTFQLRSDSAVTFAGTSGIAGLSGKTVTINVGNSGAGTNNALTFSPNGNVFGGTNTFNITGSNGYSLILGAFNSNNTGGTQTFNPTTASVSIAGIGSNSATGTLQTIALSGTAPGNTMGAIVKNGTRDFAVTKAGVSTWTLTGTSTYTGDTSVNAGTLRVNGALATTSVFVNNAGRLEGTGTIAGPITVGEVTVGASRGTIAPGNSVGPLNTGSETWNAGGSYIWEIGEVSGTPGTNWDLLNITGTLTIGSGNTSSPETRFQIKLQTPAGTSPGNATGFNVATAYEWTIAQTSAGVSGFIADKFVLDTSGFNVLDGDFAVVQSGNNINITYTPVPEPGSIGVLALAGLGLLARRRRASR
- the aroC gene encoding chorismate synthase, encoding MSTLSYRTAGESHGKALLTLVEGLPAGVPLDSAFIDNELRRRQGGYGRGGRQKIETDRAEFLTGVRLGKSIGAPIMMLIPNKDSRLDDLKATPPLHRPRPGHADLAGSIKWLTTDCRETLERASARETAARVAAGGLARCFLRAFGIEVFGFVRTVGEATAKVDVTEDNWRDLVAKRDASEVYCPDPEADAAMREFINQQKMAKDTAGGVVETHVFGCPVGIGSCMTWDGRLDGRIAAAVMGIQAFKGVEIGLGFETARRPGSQVHDEIFYDKTKRDTPGLGFARGSNNAGGLEGGMTNGMPVVVRGAMKPISTLGKPLRSIDLNTREPSEAGWERSDISAISAASCVMENVIAFEIARAMLEKFGGDSLAETKQNYDMFLRAARELPVSRDA